Below is a genomic region from Ascaphus truei isolate aAscTru1 chromosome 5, aAscTru1.hap1, whole genome shotgun sequence.
ATTAGTACTCTGCAAACCTAGTGAACTTTCTGGACACAACAGTAACAATGAAGAATGGCCAGCTACACATTTGTACACAAGAAACCCACAGATCGATGGTGTTATCTCCATAACACCAGCTTCCATCCCACGTCTACATACAACCTGGCGCTAGAGGGAATGCGAAAAATGATGAAAGATCTGCAACCCACGCTGACAGAggatgacatatatatatattttttttaaataaatcttccccaaacctcccattctggCAACCGCCAAACCTCTAACAGAAGTTAGTCAGTCAACCGGAAATGTCATAATTACCTCTCGGACGGGGAGAATGGCACAAGACCATGCAATATCCCACTGCAAACATGCCAGGATCTCACCACCAGTCCTATGGGGAGAATGGCACAAGACCATGCAACATCCCACTGCAAACATGCCAGGATCCCACCGCCAGTCCTATGGGGAGAATGGCACAAGACCATGCAACATCCCACTGCAAACATGCCAGGATCCCACCGCCAGTCCTAAACATAAAcgattcaatgttaaaggatcgtactactgcacatccaggaacgtgTTGTATAGGATTCCATGCTTCCAAGGATAAtagtaactttatttcatatagtgcttttctcccaatgggactcaaaagcGCTtctcaattacagtatagcgtacGCAGCACAGGAATTTTTACAGACCCTGtatgctacattggtgaaaccagaCCAAAACTCTAAGCCAGAAGGAGCCTACACAAACGCACAATAAGACACCAGGTAAAGGGAAGATACTGCGCTCCTCCTTCGGTGGGACATCACTTGTTACAGCCGCATCATTCCATAAATTATGTAAAAATCCAAATCCTCAAAGTAATGTTTAAAAGCATTTGAACTCGAATGGTAATGCTGTTTGACACTAAAAAAACCTTCCTTCCCTTGGTTATGTGGTTTGATGTTTTAGTTGATCTGTTGGTTTTGACGCAAGAgagtatctatgtatgtatgtatgtatttattctgtGATTAGTGATATAAGTGATACGATATGTGATATGTATTCTGTGcaaaaaaactcaataaaaatttaagttataaaaaaaaaaaaggatttaataCTGATGTGAGGTTTTTTACACTaacagaatttggcacgtttCTCCCTGCCACAATGTAATATAACCAAACGCCCCCCTTTACACAGCTGCTGGATGCATGGTCATACATACTCCATTTCTCactatccctttcatccatttaatgTCCTGTCTTTACTTCCCATTCCCTCTGCAATTCCTGCTCTGCCTTAGATTGCGATCTCTTGGATGTTACTTCCTGGAATCTTTTGTAGAATATTAGTATTGCTTGACCTAAGGAAGAGTAGCGCTTTCAAAAGCTCGTCTTAATAGATCAATGGTtaaaccaaataaaaaaaaaaaataaagtattgcctaatactgaagtacttctTTACAGTGGAAATAAACGTATTCATAAAGATGAGACATCACGGCCATTATTAGTGTTTGCCTTACAGCTACTATTATCCGAGCATTTGATTAAGCAGACCAATAATTTGTGTCTCTACAAGTCTCTGGAGATCAGCATTCTGGTATGTTCTGGTATCAGACCTGTTTATTACCTTGACCCTGCCTTTGGCTGCTGCTGAAAATCGAAGTGGTTGCACATTTAATTTATttagacatttaaaaaaacaaaaaaaaacactcttGTTATCTCCAAGCAAATTGCATATAAAACGGCTGCTACTTCTTGAGGAAtcattttagtgtgtgtgtgtgtgtgtgtgtcctcccgCAGCACAAGCTGGAAAGTATGTTTTGTTCTCGTGATTCCTTCTTTGCAGCTTTCTCTACGGGCGCCGCAAGCCCGCAGATACGAGATCTGCCGGGTCTCGggtagaaaaataaacacaagtGTACCAGAGGTAAGTATCAAACAGGTGTATTCACAGTTACAAAAGTATCAGTCACTTACAAATGGTGAAGTACAAGAACACATCATGGATAGTGAGGCAGTGGAATTGTCCGTGATGGTAACGCTGAAGAGGACGGCAGCAGCCAGATTTCCCCAGACAACTCCCAGACTATTTGTCCACCGACTCTCGCTAATCTGTATCCAAGTGTGGTGACGCAGCAATGTAAAATTACGTAATTGACGCGTTTCGCACATTGTGCTTCATCAGGGTGTATTGTCAAAGGAACAACTTGATCCTTCGATATACCACAGGGTATTAACTCTTAGGTGAACAAGACAAAATAACAGGAGGCCAGTTCTTCTGTGGTGACTATACATAAAAATGTATGAGCACATATCTAAAAATATGTATGTGAAAATACCTCTCGAATAATAGTAGtataaataagatacatttatatAAGACTGGTAtctagagatgatgatgatgatgcagcAAAGTGAATGGAATAATCTCTGTAAATACTAAAGTCACCATGGGAAGAGACCTTCCTGACATAAGTAAATGCAATCGAAAAGAATACACGTTCTACATAATAAAAAACATTGTGTACTAAATAAAATAGGAAAAAAGTGGGCGGCAAATTAACAGccctaattttatttatttatcaaatgttttaccaggaagcaatacattgagttacctctcgtttccaagtatgtcctggacacaccGTTATATTAATGCATTGCATTAAATGAAAAGAGGTTATACGGTCAATTCAGACATTTCATGGAaagttagagttggaaaattgggtacaggggataaaagggctggtgagtttcagattgaaatagagcagctttaacatcaccaaaggtcagcaaatggctcacagccttatggctgcgccaaaggctgtccgccttttggGCGACGCAGAtttgaaggggttcagattgcatgcagctgtggtttcaaagtcctttgtcctcctgggtcattaacattTCAGAGGGTGGGGCTGAAAAAACACATCAGCAAATGcagatattaacccttagcatgctggttctgTGAAGAGGGGCACAGCTCTTGGGGAATCCTTTTCAGGCGTCCGCCACCaaaaaggaaccggccgatccgctggaGATCcaaatctgaaccccttcagtctaaatCTGCGTCGcccagatgtagactgaaggggttcagatttgGATCTCCAACGGATCGGCTGGTTGCTTTTTGGTCAGCGGATCAATCTTAAAAAGGACGATTTTTTGCGTATTGCAgatttattattgccaatacactccgGATTCTGCAATCCGTTGACTGATTAAGAATTTGCCAACAGTTGCTGAATGCGTGGTTTTTATTCTGAAAATCTGTGAATTGCGTGTATCCAATGGCTGTTTTTGCTGAATCCGCACAGATATTAAAAACGACCAAATCCGTTGGTGGAATTTACACCGCGAAACGCATTTGGAGCGAGAAAAAcagaaacggatttgggcagattcacccatctctaataccCTATGGTATATAAAGGAGTAAGTTGCTCCTATGACGATAACTCCCTGACTATGAAGCATGGTTaaagtgcgaaacgcgttgatTACGTCGCTGTGAATACAGATTAGTGAGAGTTGGCGGACAGCTAGTATGATGGTCGGCCTGGGGAATTTGGCTTGCGCCATGCTCTTTTGTGTTGGTTTCACAGATGGTTGAATCCACTGCCTCACTATCCATGTCATCTTGTACTTAACGGATTGTAAGTGGCTTTTTATACTGTTTCGAACACTGAATACATAATACTTATGTTTGATACTTACCTGCGATGCACTTGGTGTGTGTTTTTCGTTTTGGGTTATACCCAGTGGCGGATTTAAAAATATGCCGCCCTTGGGCACTTACCTGCTGCCGCCCCCCAGCGTCATTAGATGCCatgcgtcccgttgccatggcaatgtgatgtcatgttgccgaTCGCTCATGCCGTCTCCACAATTTgacggcctaatgggaaatctgccactggttTATACCCAGTGTTCAAAGtggtttttaaataaaaaatgttttaaatagaCCTTAATTAGCATCTAAAAGATCTTTACAACATGTCTTATTCTAAAACAGAAAGGGAGtcgctttaaaataaatactcgTTAATAAGAAAGTGGAATTGTACGTCTGGCTTTGATTATTGAGACTAGTTTATACTCTAGTCTAGAACCTTCACACTTTGACCGCTGGTCCTGCCCCATGCTGGGTGGCCTTCTTCTTCTGCCGCAAGATAACGTTTAAATCCCTAACTTCATGGTTGGATTTCTAGCAGGTGGAGGTTGAGGTCTATCGCAAGGATTCAAAGAAGCTGCCAGGTCTTGGTGAACCGGACATCGACTGGGAGGAGAGCGTCTACTTGAATCTCATTTTGCAGAAGGTGAGAGTTGGGGCTTGGACAAAGCTGTAGTCCTTCCTAGGAATAACATGGTCCAATGTTAGTCGTGCGATTTTGAGTTTAATTCATGACAACTGCCCCCTTACAAGACTATTAGAATCCTATTActatttttgcccccccccccccctcttctcttccagagGGATTCCCTTGTTTTTGTTATCAGACATTGTAATAAATGCATCACTAATATATTATCTGCCTTATAAATCCATTGGAATTAGCAATGTGCTGCTGACACCCACTGCCAGGAGGGGTACAATAATTGTTCGCGGTTAGGTGCTTATTCTGTATCTGCTGAAGCGGTTGATATGAAGTCGTGGATCATTTTGTGCAGAAAGGGCCTGACCAGCTGCTTCTGCGCTTGTAGAATTAGCCCCTTGGTGTAGCTGTAAATTTGCAAGGAATTCACTGCCTATTTTTTGTGGGTTGAGCTGCGGACATGCCCTGTATTAAAGCAGAGCGCCCCTTTTGTACTGACCGGGAGCAGGTAGGAATACGGGTAGAGACGAGCTTTCATTCACctgtaaatgtatgtatgtatgtatgtatgttgccaTACAAACATGTCTTATAGCACGGTCCGGGGATCCAATGCGGCGCACAGTTGAGTAGAAGAGACGGGGGCTAGACACCAGCAAGAGTATACtatcccgaaacgcgtcagagtacctattttttttttttttacccctcaCTCACCATGGAATAAAAGCTTTTTAACAGATCTTGCTGGTGTCTAGCCCCCGTCTCTTCTACTCAGCTGTGCTCCGCATTGGATCCACGGACcgttctctttgatcaatactggcGTGAGGCACGCACCCGGATGAGCTGCACTCTATGTGAGTACTCCCACTCTTACATTGATTAGTGTTTGACCATTCATATATGTGCTAACTCCAGGATGTTTGTTCCAGTGTTATTGTAGACAGACCATGATTAATTTTCAGAGGTCTGTCTTTATCACAGGGACTGTCATATCTTCCGCACAGGAGATGTGTGCACTGGTCTAATGAGTCTCACTCAGCCTTAATCAGAGCTCTACTCCACCTCTAATGATTATACTTGTCTGGATTTTATATACCATTGTTCAATAATCTTCTGAGCCGCGTACAATGGAATTTATTCCCGTTTTTTTTCTCTGTCCAAACATGTCTTGTGATTTATTTTGTTGGTCTTTCAATTGTAAAACTTTTTgagcttgtgttttttttttaaatttttttattaagAAATTAGCTTTATGGGGATAGAAATAAATGGACGTACTTTTCACCACGGAAAATTATTTTGAgtaaatattaatataatatgATTTCTATAGGGAAATgtacagagtttttttttttgtttgttttttttttattcaataacTTATTTTGTctctttccaatttttttttttttgtgggaggTGTCCGGTTTAACACCATCAGAGCTGGAGAAGTTAACACATTGGGCCATATTTCCCATGCCCCATAAAACGCTACTTTGGCTCTCTAAGATGCTTTATAACCAATTTTAGCGAGTGGGCTGGAAGGTGTTTAGCGCTGGTTGATCTATACAAAGAATGGGCGCCTTTCACTGGTGTTTGGCTCTTAATATTGTGTTTTGTGTATTTGCCGCAACTCTTATTTTTGTACAGAGGGAAAAACCAAGTCAGAAAATGATTTTGccattttatttaaacattttttcaaAGTCACATATTTGTGCAACAGTTTGTGGGCTTTTTGTGCACAAACcctagttaaaaaaacaaaaatactattttttttgggggggtgtgggggtgtgattCGCTCAGATTTGAAAATGTTGTTCCGGGTTTAATTTGGACATCCAAAGTTCTAGGTTCAGTTTGCGATCCCACGGACATGCCCATCCCTCGTATATATGGCTCCTCGTCGTCGTCTTGCTCTGCAATGTGTGGTGCAGGCCTCTGTAAGAAGATACAGGGTGACTAATGTTTCTGGGTACGGGGTATTCCCGGGCAGGGCCCTTTCATAGACTCTTCCTCTGGCCCCATTCTGCAGTTGGATTACATGGTGACCTGCGCGGTGTGCACACGATCAGATGCCGGCGACATCCACATCCATAAAAAGAAGTCCCAGGTAAGTGAGGGGTCGCCTGGCCTTCCAGTCTATGcaccgagaggcagagagactcCGCAGTGTGTCCACATCTCTCCGCACCCCAATGTTCCACTTCCAGGGTGTCCGACCTTACACACCGACAGTACAATCAAGGCTCCGGCTCCAAAACCGATGCTTTATATATTTACTTTCCCCCTATATAAGCACACACTTTTGTAGGGCCGGCCTGTCTATTAGGCTGGCGcattaatatttttttcctttaaaaatttttttttattattatatttatttatttttgtccaaTGTTTTGGCGCCCTGTTTTTATTTTGTCACACTGGGGTGTAGTCGCAGCCCCGATAGCtccgccactgtttattttatttttgtggcgcaaattttaagtttcgcctaggGCGCATGAATTGAATCCCTTGCGCCGGGGAGATCACACACTCAAAAATTCCAGTGACGGTGCCCACCCGTCATAGAATCGCCGAATATGATGGCCGATCAGAACCACTTGGTCCACCTTGCCGGCCCATTTAATATCTGCTGTAGAAACTCAGACCCTATTTAATCCTCCATACTAAGGATGGCCTTTTATCTATCACAATCCATTTTGTAATTCCCTTCCTGTTTTAGTTTGTTGGAGTTTCAGAGAAGTAAGAAATGGCAAAACAAGTGCGTGCAGAACAATGCAGGGTTATCTGCGCTGATGCAGAACAATGCAGGGTAATCTGCGCTAATGCAGGGTAATCTGCGCTGATGCAGAACAATGCAGGGTAATCTGCGCTGATGCAGAACAATGCAGGGTAATCTGCGCTGATGCAGAACAATGCAGGGTAATCTGCGCTGATGCAGAACAATGCAGGGTAATCTGCGCTGATGCAGAACAATGCAGGGTAATCTGCGCTGATGCAGAACAATGCAGGGTAATCTGCGCTGATGCAGAACAATGCAGGGTAATCTGCGCTGATGCAGAACAATGCAGGGTAATCTGCGCTGATGCAGAACAATGCAGGGTAATCTGCGCTGATGCAGAACAATGCAGGGTAATCTGCGCTGATGCAGAACAATGCAGGGTAATCTGCGCTGATGCAGAACAATGCAGGGTAATCTGCGCTGATGCAGAACAATGCAGGGTAATCTGCGCTGATGCAGTACAATGCAGGGTAATCTGCGCTGATGCAGAACAATGCAGGGTAATCTGCGCTGATGCAGAACAATGCAGGGTAATCTGCGCTGATGCAGAACAATGCAGGGTAATCTGCGCTGATGCAGAACAATGCAGGGTAATCTGCGCTGATGCAGAACAATGCAGGGTAATCTGCGCTGATGCAGAACAATGCAGGGTAATCTGCGCTGATGCAGAACAATGCAGGGTAATCTGCGCTGATGCAGAACAATGCAGGGTAATCTGCGCTGATGCAGAACAATGCAGGGTAATCTGCGCTGATGCAGAACAATGCAGGGTAATCTGCGCTGATGCAGAACAATGCAGGGTAATCTGCGCTGATGCAGAACAATGCAGGGTAATCTGCGCTGATGCAGAACAATGCAGGGTAATCTGCGCTGATGCAGAACAATGCAGGGTAATCTGTGCTGATGCAGTACAATGCAGGGTAATCTGCGCTGATGCAGAACTCTTCCCCAACAGAGAGCCTTGAAGAAGTGATCATAGGGAGATTTCTGGGTTACTTGTTCCAACGGGCATTGCAGTGGGTTGAATAGATGGGAATAATGGTCTATGCCAAGGGTGGCAAACGccagttctcaagagccaccaacaggtcgggtttcaaggatatccctgcttcagcacaggtggcttcgtCAACGACTGAGCGTGCCacttgtgctcaagcagggatatccttgaaacctaacctgttggtggcccttgaggactggagatggccacccctggtctattcAGTATCTGTATACTTCTGTTTCTAGCAAGTGTTCGCCTCACCGAGCAAACATCCAATGGACAGCAAGGGAGAAGAATCCAAGATCAGCTACCCGAATATTTTCTTCATGATTGATAACTTTGAAGAGGTGAGTAACGACTTCACATTGATCCCAATAAACATTTTACATTGGCAGGTGCTGTagtatttaatatttttaataaatgaAGCCTATGAACGAGAGCATCACAGGTTAACATAAACCCTTAACTGGAGATCACTGTGCTATCTTGCCTATTCATGTCTTTATCCTGTATCTCACCACCGTGACCTGTGATGTTGGTTTGTTTTGGGTTCCAGGTGTTTAGCGACATGACCGTAGGGGAAGGTGAAATGGTTTGCGTTGAGCTTTTGGCTAGTGACAAAACAAATACCTTCCAAGGAGTCATCTTCCAGGGGTCCATCCGCTACGAGGCGCTCAAGAAAGTGTACGACAACCGGGTAGGTAAAGAGCGTGCAGCGGGATGACCGTGGGCTGCTGTTATTGGACATGGTCAGGCCTGTCCTAGTGTCTGCATATGACGGGATCGTTATCGGCAGTAACATTGTGTGGAAACCGCACGGTCTTCATGGAACGAAGACGAGGTCTAAATGTATAAAGAAAATCATTTTGTGATCCCAAAAACTCACAGTATGGGTATCGCCCCCCAATCTGGAGTTAATTGCCATTGATTTTAGGAACACAAACACTTAGTGAAGAAATGCTACTGTCCAGTTTTTTTCATTGGCGTTCTCCATGTGGTGAGAATCCTCTGGCACTCCTTGTCAGTTTTGGAAAATAATGTTTCCAGCACAATATACAGCGTAGACCAATTTCATGCTTGGTTGGTTCCTGTTCGTGGTAGCATTCATGCTGCTTTTCAGTGCACTGCTGTGTAGAGAAGGGAATATTATTCACCAAAGTTCGAATCCGCTGCAAAAACGGCGTTTATTCACAGGTGCAAATATTCAATTTTTAGGGAATATTAGATTTAGAAAATAACTAAATACGGTTTAGTGTCTCAGCAGCATGAGACCTTACGGCCTTTTTATGATGCTCCCCTGTTAGCCCAGCGTGATCTGACTTTAAAGAAAAACTGTAAGCAAATCGGAGCCTACAATTTCTTACTGTATGGGAAAAGGATGCACTATTGTAAAGAAAAGATGTAATATTATAAGTAAAATCcctgcacttgctgaaagaggtatAAAACATGCCtattgttaaaataaataaattggaatAGGCTTAATGACAAGATTCATTAAAGTAATTTGTGTTTAAGATAATTCGCATAATAATACACGTATAAACATGACTAGAAGAATTAAGAGCGAGACTAATTAATTAACTCTCGGGGGTCTCCATTTATTGACCAGTCAATGTTCAGTGGGCTCAAGTGACTCTTCGAGCGCctataatataaagaaaaaggTTTGATTTAAACGTTTTGGAATAAACCTTCCCACttttcacacatgtacacacaggtCAGCGTGGCAGCAAAAATGGCTCAGAAGATGTCGTTTGGCCTCTACAAGTATAATACCATGGAGTTTGTGCGCATGAAGGGACCTCAGGGTAAGGGCCACGCGGAAATGGCAGTGAGCAGGGTCTCCACCGGTGACACTTCTCCATATGGCACAGAAGAGGACTCCAACCCCGGGTCCCCAGTGCATGAGCGGGTAAGCACTGGATGCTAAAGATGGGGAGTGGGGCGTTTTGGGGTTTTTAAAGGTGAAGTCCCACATAGCAATGGGGGCTATTGCTTTTTTAAGAATATGATTAACACCCTAATTCTGTATGCTCTAGTTCAGGGGTGTGCCAACTGGGGGGGgagcaagattttccaggggggggcgcggcggttgccgAGGCcatgcgctcttcccccaagccaattaaattaaatgccggggggatcgcgtgaggcctctgcaactttccttaccttgtcttcggcaacgcggcggaaaatgacgctgcggggtcacgtgaccccgcagcatcatttgacgccgacaACCAGGTAAGGAAAGGGGCCATGAGCAGGGGGGAAAAACAGGCAGCGGGCGCAGAccgaagtttgcgcaccctgaaaagtttgagcacccctgctcttgTTCTCTGCTTTTATTTCATCTTGCTTTATATGACCAACACAGAATGGTGGTCCAACACGCCAACGATTGCTTTTAGTTGGGAGCCCAGTTTAAAACCGTTGCTAACCAGGGATTTAGGCCAACACGGCGGTGAGGCGGTAATCTTCGTAGCACAGGCTTTTTCATTGAGACGAATAGCCGTGATGCTATATTTTTGTCCCGCCGCAGGTGACATCCTTCAGTACTCCTCCAACGCCGGAACGCAACAACCGCCCATCTTTCTTCTCCCCGTCGCTAAAGAGGAAGGTGCCAAGGAACCGTAACGCCGAAATGAAGAAGTCTCACTCGGCCAATGACAGCGAGGAGTTCTTCAGGGACAGTGACGGCGGAGGTACAGGGAAACCGGCGGCATCCTACATGGGCAACTTCAGGGTAGCGCCAGTGGAGGGCAACTGGTGAAACGGGGGCCACAGCCGTTACCGCTATAACAAGGTCCCTGGCACTTACATGTTTTTGCTCCCAGATGGGGCGCAATCTGCAGAAGGTGGTGGCTGGGCACTGAGAGTAGGTGACCTGTAGGCCGCGGCTGAGGACTCGGCATTGAAGGGAAAATTGAACAGCGAAACGTTTCGGCAGAAAACCGCTGCCCGTTTCCAAGGCTTTCTTCTCCAGCTGCCCGCCTTTGTCAGGATCATTCTGGTATCCCCAGACTTTGGTTACTAACCGGTATTATCAATGTGATGGGGCATACGACCCATGAGATGGGTGTAACCTGGCAGGTTACGATACTTCTCTGCTCCAGTAGcttcccccaaaaaaaatctgaaGGACGAAGCATAAAAACAGAAGCCTTTTCCAGAACGGTGATTTCGTTGTGCTCCGGGTGTTCTAGATGGGCCCTTGCGTTTTAAACTGAATTCCTTGTCCGGGTACACTGCCGTCGTAGCGGATCATTATAATGGAGACATGCTGGGCCCCCCGCAGGTGCAAAACGCGGAGGCGGCTTTATCTGGTCCAGTACCAGCCTTTTGTTATTATGTTGTCTCCTGTGTCCCCGCCATATAATGCTAATGTGCTCATCTGCAAGGGCTGTGATTACCGTTGGCTTCATTCGCCTCTGGTGAtttcaaactccagtcctcaagaccctccccccaccccccccccccccaacaggtcaggttttcaggatttccctgcttcagcacaggtggttcagaggctctgtctttgactgagccacctgtgctgaagctgggacatcctgaatacctgacctgttgggggggtgggggggggtttggaccggagttgagaacctctgagcTAGTCTGTGCCCAGATTTGTGACTATTGGCCTGGAAattagagagggggggagggggtatttaaCTCTTGGTCTTTCCCAAACTCCTCACTTGTTATATAAGCCGCACGTTGTGTATTTGTGCAGGAATCCTGGCTTGGTCTTTTTTTTCACAAGTTGCTGCCGCTTTTGGCGCTGAATATGTTAGGCCTGTTCGTGTTGCCAATGGCAACACTTTTTTGAAGAGGTCAGTTTAAGCTCCTGTGAATACAAATGttcgtgggtttttttttttaacatcttcTAGACCTGCGgttgccaacaggtcaggtttgctgGCTATTCatgcagtcaaagattgagccgcctgtgctgaagcagtgatatcctgaaaacctgacctgttcgtagctcttgaggactggagttggctgccccgcTCTTGAGACTTTTTGCCCTTACTATGAATCTTCTTTCAGAAAACCCGGAGTAAGAGATGGACATACAGGGTACTGGGTGATCTGAATTGTGTACAGGAGTCATGCTTGTAGGGATCCATGTAAaatgacactgtgctcatttgcatgacattacccagaatcctttgctgcagtggaagcactgtgtgctgggtgatgatggggaaaggcagggctgcagacctgtctaagacatgagaatgtgctcacaagtgatatttttattttagaaAGCATGATGCCCTAAAACATTATTTAGGGGCTTGCATCGTGATGCACCCTTACCTCTCCCCCAGTGTGTAGTACTAGGGCAGAGCTACGCTAGTCTTATGAAATGTGTCAATACTAATAACTGGGGATACTTATAACACAACCAGgaggtcccccccaccccctctgctccTTGTATTGTAACCGCTTTCTAATGTATCCACAGATATGCATAATGCCACAAATCTGAGATCTCGCTCCTTATCTGGAACGGGGAGGTCTTTAGTGGGATCGTGG
It encodes:
- the KIAA0930 gene encoding uncharacterized protein KIAA0930 homolog isoform X1, with amino-acid sequence MASVKSFSRAGQREAENGDLDRSLQQMISAIVDERNRSNIRLEISGLGCFKDDRIVFWTWMYSTYFMEKWATQQDDMLFYVRRKLAYVGTDPGTEGKKQVEVEVYRKDSKKLPGLGEPDIDWEESVYLNLILQKLDYMVTCAVCTRSDAGDIHIHKKKSQQVFASPSKHPMDSKGEESKISYPNIFFMIDNFEEVFSDMTVGEGEMVCVELLASDKTNTFQGVIFQGSIRYEALKKVYDNRVSVAAKMAQKMSFGLYKYNTMEFVRMKGPQGKGHAEMAVSRVSTGDTSPYGTEEDSNPGSPVHERVTSFSTPPTPERNNRPSFFSPSLKRKVPRNRNAEMKKSHSANDSEEFFRDSDGGDMHNATNLRSRSLSGTGRSLVGSWLKLNRTDESFLLYAHLTYVTLPLHRILSDILEVRQKPILMS
- the KIAA0930 gene encoding uncharacterized protein KIAA0930 homolog isoform X2, giving the protein MASVKSFSRAGQREAENGDLDRSLQQMISAIVDERNRSNIRLEISGLGCFKDDRIVFWTWMYSTYFMEKWATQQDDMLFYVRRKLAYVGTDPGTEGKKLDYMVTCAVCTRSDAGDIHIHKKKSQQVFASPSKHPMDSKGEESKISYPNIFFMIDNFEEVFSDMTVGEGEMVCVELLASDKTNTFQGVIFQGSIRYEALKKVYDNRVSVAAKMAQKMSFGLYKYNTMEFVRMKGPQGKGHAEMAVSRVSTGDTSPYGTEEDSNPGSPVHERVTSFSTPPTPERNNRPSFFSPSLKRKVPRNRNAEMKKSHSANDSEEFFRDSDGGDMHNATNLRSRSLSGTGRSLVGSWLKLNRTDESFLLYAHLTYVTLPLHRILSDILEVRQKPILMS